In a single window of the Pseudochaenichthys georgianus chromosome 16, fPseGeo1.2, whole genome shotgun sequence genome:
- the LOC117460793 gene encoding fucolectin-2-like, which produces MKLCVVLLLLLLQTCSVSTYQNVAMRGKATQSNRYEFGFASNAIDGNRGNKFLSGSCSQTDKESNPWWRVDLLEPYVVTSVIISNRGDCCPERLVGAQIHIGNSLDNNGAANPVVGTISTIEALYTLTFTDRAEGRYVTVRIPGEGKVLALCEVEVYGYHAPTEENLAIQGKAAQSSVFETGDASKAIDGNRDSNWGHGSCSHTANDLNAWWRLALPKTHKVFSVKITNRYRVHERLDGAEIRIGDSLVNNGAENPRFANITSIPAGETAEFKVPNGMDGRYVYIGVTGREEYLTLCEVEVFGSALD; this is translated from the exons ATGAAGCTCTGTGTTGTCCTTCTGCTGCTGCTCCTGCAGACGTGCTCAGTCTCCACTTATC AAAATGTGGCCATGCGCGGAAAAGCGACCCAGTCAAACCGTTATGAATTTGGATTTGCCAGCAACGCTATTGATGGAAACCGTGGCAATAAGTTCCTTTCTGGATCGTGCAGCCAAACTGATAAAGAAAGCAACCCCTGGTGGAGAGTGGACCTGCTGGAGCCCTACGTCGTCACCTCCGTCATCATCTCCAACAGAGGAGACTGCTGTCCAGAAAGGCTTGTGGGGGCACAGATCCACATCGGCAACTCTTTAGACAACAATGGTGCAGCAAACCCAGT GGTTGGTACAATTTCTACAATCGAGGCATTGTACACTCTGACTTTCACTGATCGTGCGGAGGGACGCTATGTGACTGTGCGTATACCGGGTGAAGGAAAGGTCCTTGCCCTCTGTGAGGTGGAAGTCTATGGGTACCATGCCCCAACTG aAGAGAACCTGGCCATTCAAGGAAAAGCCGCACAGTCATCAGTGTTTGAGACTGGAGATGCATCTAAGGCCATTGATGGGAATCGGGACTCCAACTGGGGTCATGGTTCCTGCAGTCACACAGCCAATGATTTGAACGCCTGGTGGAGGCTGGCTCTTCCCAAAACACACAAAGTGTTTTCTGTTAAGATAACCAACCGATATAGAGTCCATGAACGACTCGATGGAGCCGAGATCCGCATTGGAGATTCTCTTGTAAACAATGGTGCTGAAAATCCCAG GTTTGCTAATATCACCAGCATCCCGGCAGGTGAAACAGCTGAGTTCAAGGTTCCCAACGGGATGGACGGCCGCTATGTTTACATAGGTGTCACTGGAAGAGAGGAGTACCTGACCCTCTGTGAGGTGGAGGTGTTTGGCTCTGCACTGGATTAG